In a single window of the Polynucleobacter sp. MWH-UH24A genome:
- a CDS encoding cytochrome b/b6 domain-containing protein, translating to MNIPARIWDLPTRLFHWTLAICIVLGIVFVKIGGNAMQWHAYCGYAALALILFRVIWGFIGSWYARFTNFIPSPAKLMTFLQGQVDGGLGHNPLGALSVIALLSVILIQALTGLFADDDIFFQGPFAKYVSNNTVALLTSIHRFNQYFIFALVGLHIAAISYYHLVKRENLIRPMITGDKSLATKPPFEVEIDSFRQRMLALAVFLLISLGLYFLIA from the coding sequence GTGAACATACCGGCTCGCATTTGGGATTTACCCACTCGTCTATTTCATTGGACTTTAGCAATCTGTATTGTGCTCGGTATTGTGTTTGTCAAAATCGGTGGTAATGCCATGCAGTGGCATGCCTATTGCGGATATGCCGCACTCGCACTTATCCTGTTTCGGGTAATTTGGGGATTTATAGGATCTTGGTATGCGCGCTTTACTAATTTCATTCCCAGTCCAGCCAAGCTAATGACCTTTCTTCAAGGCCAAGTCGATGGCGGTCTTGGTCATAATCCGCTTGGCGCGCTCTCGGTGATTGCCTTACTAAGCGTGATTTTGATTCAGGCTTTGACAGGCCTGTTTGCAGATGACGATATTTTTTTTCAGGGGCCATTCGCAAAATACGTATCGAATAACACAGTAGCGTTACTCACCAGTATTCATCGCTTCAATCAGTATTTCATCTTTGCTTTGGTCGGGTTGCATATTGCTGCAATTTCGTACTATCACTTGGTTAAACGAGAAAACTTAATCCGACCAATGATCACAGGGGATAAATCGCTTGCAACTAAACCACCGTTCGAGGTGGAGATTGATTCGTTTCGCCAGCGCATGCTCGCGCTGGCAGTGTTCTTGCTAATCAGCCTCGGCCTATATTTTTTGATCGCCTGA
- a CDS encoding 3-hydroxyacyl-CoA dehydrogenase family protein, producing MLFNPAETKVLIVGGGTMGADVALVCARGGCATQVFEASPERRAILPNYFETKLQEIGYPHRLHLISVVASLNHFDWSEIDLVIECVPEKLEVKQDLFAQLEQVVNPETVLASNSSSFPISDIANGLKSPARMIGLHFFMPAHLVPCVEVIYGEKTSRLVAESLSRLMTACGMVPVTVKKDLPGFLANRLQHALSREAFDLIDAGIVTPEDVDKAVRFGFGFRYLAAGPVLQRDHAGVEIHAAAGASIYPSLNNKGEIAQCLKEKVDSGKLGMKTGQGFYSWDANAINAERQRYDDLLRAGLKLLQKELPEIK from the coding sequence ATGCTATTTAATCCTGCTGAGACCAAAGTATTAATTGTGGGCGGTGGAACGATGGGGGCGGATGTTGCCCTCGTCTGCGCGCGCGGGGGATGTGCCACCCAAGTTTTTGAGGCAAGCCCTGAGCGCCGTGCCATATTACCGAATTATTTTGAAACCAAATTACAAGAAATTGGTTATCCACACCGATTGCATTTAATTTCGGTAGTTGCGTCACTTAATCATTTTGATTGGTCCGAAATTGATTTAGTCATTGAGTGCGTTCCAGAAAAACTCGAAGTCAAGCAGGATTTATTTGCCCAACTTGAGCAGGTGGTTAATCCTGAAACCGTACTTGCTAGCAATAGTTCTAGTTTTCCAATTAGTGACATTGCCAATGGTTTAAAAAGCCCTGCGCGCATGATTGGCCTGCATTTTTTTATGCCAGCGCATCTTGTGCCGTGCGTGGAAGTGATCTATGGTGAAAAAACCTCGCGTTTGGTGGCTGAAAGTTTAAGTCGTTTGATGACCGCCTGTGGCATGGTTCCGGTAACGGTTAAAAAGGACTTGCCCGGCTTTTTGGCCAATCGTTTGCAACACGCGCTCTCGCGCGAAGCTTTTGACTTAATTGACGCGGGGATTGTGACTCCGGAGGATGTTGATAAAGCGGTGCGCTTTGGTTTTGGGTTTCGTTATTTAGCGGCAGGCCCTGTATTGCAGCGCGATCATGCCGGTGTCGAGATTCATGCTGCCGCAGGGGCCAGCATCTATCCCTCACTGAATAATAAGGGTGAGATTGCGCAGTGCCTCAAAGAAAAGGTCGACTCTGGGAAACTCGGAATGAAAACGGGCCAAGGGTTTTATTCCTGGGATGCAAATGCGATTAATGCAGAGCGTCAACGTTATGATGATTTGCTTCGTGCTGGGCTAAAGCTCTTGCAAAAAGAGCTTCCTGAAATTAAATAA
- a CDS encoding dihydrodipicolinate synthase family protein: MPVHPSSFSAVLSPVLTPFNADGSPNAKKLLRQCQWLQSHGVGQAVFGTNSEANSMSARQKMTVLEELIDGGLNPKNVMPGTGACSVDDAVTMTRAAVNAGCAGVLMLPPFYYKDISDDGLFAFYAEVIEKVADAMLKIYVYNIPPVTKIGLSLPLLERLVKTYPNTVIGMKDSSGDWPYTESVIKALAGSGFRVYAGSEVFLLRTLKAGGVGCISATANVNPKAIAQLAKRWQEPDADALQESLSAVRAIFAQFPMIPGMKAAVAHYSGDSDWLRVRPPLQSLTAEQQAKLVGDLGKINFQMEGL; the protein is encoded by the coding sequence ATGCCTGTTCACCCATCAAGTTTTTCTGCCGTTTTATCCCCGGTACTAACACCATTCAACGCGGATGGAAGTCCCAATGCCAAAAAACTTCTTCGCCAGTGCCAATGGTTGCAAAGTCACGGAGTAGGTCAGGCAGTATTTGGAACCAACTCAGAAGCAAATTCAATGTCGGCGCGCCAAAAGATGACAGTGCTGGAAGAATTAATTGACGGTGGACTAAACCCCAAGAATGTAATGCCCGGCACCGGCGCCTGCTCAGTCGACGATGCGGTCACGATGACGCGTGCCGCTGTGAACGCAGGATGTGCTGGGGTTTTGATGCTACCCCCCTTTTATTACAAAGACATCTCTGACGATGGCTTATTCGCGTTTTATGCAGAGGTCATCGAGAAAGTTGCCGATGCGATGTTAAAAATTTATGTCTACAACATTCCTCCGGTAACTAAAATTGGTCTGAGCCTCCCTTTATTGGAGCGCTTAGTGAAGACTTACCCCAACACCGTCATTGGAATGAAAGACAGTTCGGGAGATTGGCCATATACCGAATCAGTCATTAAGGCTTTAGCGGGTTCAGGATTTCGGGTCTATGCAGGCAGTGAAGTATTTCTACTACGCACCTTGAAAGCCGGGGGTGTCGGTTGCATCTCGGCCACTGCCAACGTGAATCCAAAAGCGATTGCCCAACTTGCCAAACGTTGGCAAGAGCCAGATGCCGATGCCTTACAAGAATCCCTCTCAGCCGTGCGGGCCATTTTTGCCCAGTTTCCAATGATCCCTGGCATGAAAGCGGCCGTTGCTCACTATAGCGGTGATTCGGATTGGCTTCGCGTAAGGCCACCCCTTCAATCCCTAACCGCAGAACAACAAGCCAAATTAGTGGGCGACTTGGGGAAAATTAACTTCCAAATGGAAGGGCTTTAG
- a CDS encoding mandelate racemase/muconate lactonizing enzyme family protein — MPIIESVQVASVPVPLDVVTSFATRTVSERHYCIVKVRSKDGHEGVGFCYVGSAAGSIAKVAVEQLLAPKLIGQNSHRSEGLWSEMYAESILQGRSGAVMRGISILDTAIWDLNARSVGLPLHQYLGCVVDDRVPAYASGGYYLEGKTPAKLGKEMEAFVKLGFKAVKMKVGRLSPREEEARVKAARSAVGDDVLLTLDANNAWRDLPTAMEYVRRFEKYNPYWLEEPFSPDAIDLHARLAKNTSITIATGEIEVGRWRFRELVDAGGATILQADAAVCGGISEFRRIAAYADSKGITVCPHWFHDLHAPLVAATPNARFVEFFPDNQVLNFRRLINKQLAFKNGDLILHKTPGLGFEFDETAVKKYAGKSAWAKIT, encoded by the coding sequence ATGCCGATTATTGAATCCGTTCAAGTGGCTAGCGTGCCCGTTCCCCTCGATGTTGTCACATCGTTTGCAACACGAACCGTGAGTGAGCGTCATTACTGCATCGTCAAAGTACGTAGTAAAGATGGTCATGAAGGAGTGGGTTTTTGCTATGTTGGTTCAGCTGCAGGGAGTATCGCTAAAGTTGCCGTTGAGCAACTATTGGCTCCGAAACTAATTGGACAAAATAGCCATCGTAGCGAAGGTCTCTGGTCTGAGATGTATGCCGAATCAATTTTGCAGGGCCGTTCAGGTGCTGTCATGCGAGGCATCTCAATTTTGGATACTGCGATTTGGGATCTTAATGCGCGATCGGTGGGCCTCCCCCTGCATCAATACTTGGGATGCGTGGTAGATGATCGTGTTCCTGCCTATGCCAGCGGAGGGTATTACTTGGAAGGTAAAACCCCTGCAAAATTAGGTAAAGAGATGGAAGCGTTTGTAAAGCTTGGCTTTAAGGCGGTGAAGATGAAAGTCGGTCGCCTATCCCCTCGCGAGGAGGAGGCTCGAGTCAAAGCAGCTCGCAGTGCAGTCGGTGACGATGTCCTCTTAACGCTCGATGCTAATAATGCGTGGCGCGATTTGCCAACCGCGATGGAGTACGTACGCCGCTTCGAGAAATACAACCCCTATTGGCTAGAGGAACCATTTTCCCCCGATGCCATCGATTTGCATGCTCGCTTAGCAAAAAATACGTCGATTACGATCGCTACTGGCGAAATCGAAGTGGGTCGTTGGCGCTTTCGTGAACTGGTTGATGCCGGTGGCGCAACCATCTTGCAGGCAGATGCGGCAGTCTGTGGCGGTATTAGTGAATTCAGACGGATTGCTGCCTATGCCGATTCCAAAGGGATTACGGTTTGCCCGCACTGGTTCCATGATCTCCATGCCCCTTTAGTTGCAGCAACACCCAATGCCCGCTTTGTGGAGTTTTTTCCAGACAATCAAGTTTTAAACTTTAGACGCCTCATCAATAAGCAGTTGGCATTTAAGAATGGCGATCTCATCTTACATAAAACACCAGGCTTAGGATTTGAGTTTGATGAAACGGCGGTGAAGAAATACGCCGGCAAATCAGCTTGGGCAAAAATCACATAA
- a CDS encoding TRAP transporter fused permease subunit, with the protein MSQSAIDSATQEKLDALIKQEEGDSNNYKGMFAIFLTLVAVGMSLFHLYAAYSIVPTQVLRTVHVSFVLFLVFLSFPLMARYKNRLMWWDIIFALASIAIAYYAISGGDDFGDRNTAPNPTDVLFGSALILLILEAVRRTNGMILLTVTVLFLLYALFGDSLPAPWTHKGYSVDRLVGFMYMTLEGIYGTAVDVSATLIILFTIFGAFLQFTGAGKFFIDFSFAAMGGKSSGVGRTIVLSSFLLGGPSGSGVATTVTVGSVAAPMLNKVGYEKNAAGGLLAAGGLGAIISPPVLGAAAFLIADFLKISYLDVLLMSIIPTILFYLGLFTMVEIDVRKYGMKAMHFAAVESAWSLSKKYWFHFFSLISIVLFMAMGFTPVMSVLWATIISALTSMLRRDTAIIPYDWFMGKQPILKGLYESNFTKALASGSTGVLAIAATCAGAGLIVGTVVLTGLGLKFSSIVIQYAGGSLLLTAIFTAFIVWIVGLAVPVTASYIICAVIAAPALINLGVPAFAAHMFIFYYAVLSEVSPPTALSPFAAAAICKGNPYKTTLQSWKYVAPAILVPFMFVLDKSGVSLLLMGSTTALAQANWMEIVWSTLTAIVGIVALAGGLQGWFIEKTNLLERTLMIVSGVALAYTSPTADMIGFAGFGLVLVLQFFKYFRAKPKESA; encoded by the coding sequence ATGAGCCAAAGTGCAATCGATAGCGCAACCCAAGAAAAATTAGACGCGCTGATTAAACAAGAAGAGGGCGACTCCAATAACTACAAAGGGATGTTTGCAATCTTTTTGACCCTAGTCGCAGTTGGCATGTCCCTGTTCCATTTGTATGCCGCCTACTCGATTGTTCCAACTCAGGTATTGCGAACCGTTCATGTTAGCTTTGTTCTTTTTCTAGTTTTCTTAAGTTTCCCTCTGATGGCGCGTTATAAGAATCGCTTAATGTGGTGGGATATTATTTTTGCGCTTGCGTCGATTGCGATTGCGTATTACGCAATTTCAGGGGGGGATGACTTTGGTGATCGCAATACCGCACCCAACCCAACCGATGTCCTTTTTGGTTCAGCCCTCATCCTATTAATCTTAGAGGCCGTCCGTAGAACCAATGGAATGATCTTGCTTACCGTCACCGTTTTATTCTTACTCTACGCATTATTTGGTGACTCACTACCAGCTCCATGGACCCATAAAGGCTATTCAGTTGATCGTTTGGTTGGGTTTATGTATATGACCCTTGAGGGCATCTATGGCACTGCCGTTGACGTATCTGCCACACTCATTATTCTGTTTACGATCTTTGGGGCATTCCTGCAATTTACGGGTGCGGGTAAGTTTTTTATTGACTTCTCGTTTGCCGCCATGGGTGGCAAATCATCCGGCGTGGGACGCACAATTGTTCTCTCTTCGTTTTTACTCGGCGGCCCCTCTGGCTCGGGTGTAGCCACCACCGTCACCGTGGGCTCTGTCGCCGCCCCCATGCTTAACAAAGTCGGTTACGAGAAAAATGCCGCAGGAGGGCTTTTGGCTGCAGGGGGCTTGGGTGCGATTATTTCCCCACCGGTATTAGGGGCGGCCGCCTTCTTAATTGCTGACTTTTTAAAGATCTCGTATTTAGACGTCTTATTGATGTCAATCATTCCGACTATTTTGTTTTACCTCGGACTCTTTACGATGGTGGAAATCGATGTTCGTAAATACGGCATGAAAGCGATGCATTTTGCGGCCGTGGAAAGTGCATGGTCACTCAGCAAAAAATACTGGTTTCATTTCTTCTCGTTAATATCGATTGTTCTTTTTATGGCGATGGGTTTTACGCCAGTCATGTCTGTGCTTTGGGCAACGATTATTTCTGCATTAACTAGCATGCTGCGTAGAGATACGGCCATCATTCCATATGATTGGTTCATGGGTAAACAACCCATCCTCAAAGGACTCTATGAGTCAAATTTCACAAAGGCGCTCGCCTCAGGCTCAACCGGCGTTTTAGCCATTGCGGCAACCTGTGCTGGTGCGGGTCTTATTGTTGGTACGGTGGTTTTGACGGGTTTAGGATTAAAGTTCAGCTCCATTGTGATCCAGTACGCTGGGGGCTCTCTATTACTCACCGCTATTTTTACCGCCTTTATTGTCTGGATTGTCGGTCTTGCTGTTCCAGTAACCGCTTCATACATCATCTGTGCGGTAATTGCAGCACCTGCACTCATCAACTTAGGCGTCCCAGCATTTGCAGCGCATATGTTTATTTTTTACTACGCCGTGTTATCCGAGGTCTCACCGCCAACCGCCTTATCTCCATTTGCAGCGGCAGCGATTTGTAAGGGCAATCCATACAAAACAACCTTGCAAAGTTGGAAATACGTAGCACCTGCGATTTTGGTGCCGTTTATGTTTGTCCTTGACAAATCAGGTGTGAGCTTGCTGCTCATGGGATCCACCACTGCACTGGCTCAGGCGAATTGGATGGAGATTGTTTGGTCAACACTAACTGCCATCGTTGGTATTGTTGCACTTGCTGGTGGTTTACAAGGTTGGTTTATTGAGAAGACCAATCTCCTTGAGCGCACCCTGATGATTGTTTCTGGTGTGGCACTCGCCTATACCTCACCAACTGCCGACATGATTGGTTTTGCTGGTTTTGGCTTAGTATTAGTTCTGCAGTTCTTTAAATACTTTAGGGCCAAACCCAAAGAGAGTGCATAG
- a CDS encoding TAXI family TRAP transporter solute-binding subunit, which produces MKLLKLLPLCIALLWGSVQAQNLSVATGGTGGVYYPMGGGLAAVLSKKVPGMSATAEVTGGSVDNLNLIGTGKPYIGFSMADAAKDAQTGQGKFSGKKVDLSTLLVLYPNRMHIVTTEASGIKTMQDLKGKRVSTGSPGSATEVMAFRVIEAAGLDKDKDMRRERLGVAESVNAVKDRKIDAFFWVGGLPTAAVTDLANTPGTKIVMIDHSKEVDAMNKKYGNLYFKDVIPKTTYKGMDKDNNVISVANILVTSSKMSEKEAYDIVKAVFDNKIDLVRSHYEYINVTPEGQKSAATPVPFHPGALKYFKEKNIKVN; this is translated from the coding sequence ATGAAATTACTTAAATTGTTGCCACTGTGCATTGCACTGCTTTGGGGCAGCGTCCAAGCACAAAATCTTTCCGTAGCGACTGGCGGTACTGGTGGTGTTTATTACCCCATGGGTGGCGGTTTAGCAGCCGTGCTGTCCAAAAAAGTACCTGGCATGTCTGCAACTGCCGAGGTGACTGGCGGCTCGGTCGATAACCTCAATCTCATCGGTACGGGTAAGCCTTACATCGGCTTCTCCATGGCGGATGCGGCCAAGGATGCGCAAACCGGTCAAGGCAAGTTTTCTGGCAAGAAGGTTGATTTAAGCACTTTATTAGTCCTCTACCCCAACCGGATGCATATTGTGACCACCGAGGCATCGGGTATTAAAACGATGCAAGACTTAAAAGGGAAGCGGGTAAGTACTGGAAGTCCAGGAAGCGCAACCGAAGTAATGGCTTTTCGTGTCATTGAAGCTGCCGGTCTTGATAAAGACAAAGATATGAGACGCGAGCGTCTTGGTGTGGCAGAGTCTGTTAATGCTGTGAAAGACCGCAAGATTGACGCATTCTTTTGGGTGGGCGGTTTACCAACTGCTGCAGTCACAGACTTGGCCAATACGCCTGGTACTAAGATTGTGATGATTGATCACTCTAAAGAGGTGGATGCCATGAACAAGAAATACGGCAACCTGTACTTTAAGGACGTGATTCCAAAGACCACTTACAAAGGCATGGATAAAGACAACAATGTAATCTCTGTAGCTAATATTTTGGTTACTAGCTCAAAGATGTCTGAAAAAGAAGCCTATGACATTGTCAAGGCGGTGTTTGATAACAAGATCGACTTGGTCCGCTCGCATTACGAGTACATCAATGTAACCCCTGAAGGTCAGAAATCTGCAGCAACGCCGGTACCATTTCACCCAGGTGCCCTAAAGTATTTCAAAGAGAAAAACATTAAAGTAAATTAA
- a CDS encoding IlvD/Edd family dehydratase: MSTNNHSKTAPKNNPQTGIRKGLTRYGDTEFSLFLRKAFIKAMGFSDNALDRPIIGITNTFSDFNPCHGNVPQMIEAIKRGVMQAGGMPMVFPTISIHESFAFPTSMYLRNLMALDTEEMMRSQPVDAVVLVGGCDKTIPAQLMAAASLDVPVLSIPTGPMLTTLHQGDRLGACTDCRRYWGKFRAGEIDQAEIDEINGKLAPTTGTCMVMGTASTIACMVEAAGLSLPGTAAAPAVTAERFRLSELTGRRAVELGKTASEGRFSPRTILSPEAMTNALVVLHAIGGSTNALIHFTAIAARLGIKLDLEHFDRLGRDIPVLVDLKPSGSHYMEHLYEDGGLMGVLRELKPHLYLDCLTVSGRTLGEEIDAAKVTKARKVIRIASDPIYPVGGLAVLKGNLAPRGAVIKHSAASPNLLKHRGRAVVFKSLEDLALRVDSPDLDVTADDILVLQNAGPKGAPGMPEAGYLPIPKKLAQAGVKDMVRISDARMSGTAFGTIVLHVAPESAENGPLAIVQDGDMISLDVEKRLLQLELDDAEIQRRIAALEAPAKRLNIPKTGYRHLYQTTVTQADVGCDFDFMVPSAHGVVPLLKGN, encoded by the coding sequence TTGAGCACAAATAACCATTCTAAAACCGCACCGAAGAATAATCCTCAAACCGGAATTCGTAAGGGCTTGACGCGCTATGGCGATACTGAATTCTCATTATTTCTCCGCAAAGCCTTCATTAAAGCGATGGGATTTAGTGATAACGCCTTAGACCGACCGATCATTGGGATCACTAATACCTTTAGTGACTTTAACCCTTGCCATGGCAATGTTCCGCAAATGATTGAGGCCATCAAGCGCGGCGTAATGCAAGCGGGCGGCATGCCAATGGTATTTCCAACCATCTCCATTCATGAGTCGTTTGCGTTTCCAACGAGCATGTATTTACGCAATTTGATGGCGCTCGATACTGAGGAGATGATGCGCTCGCAGCCGGTCGATGCTGTGGTGCTTGTCGGTGGTTGCGATAAAACCATTCCTGCTCAATTAATGGCTGCGGCCAGTCTTGATGTGCCAGTGTTATCAATTCCGACGGGCCCAATGTTGACCACCTTACATCAAGGTGATCGTTTGGGGGCTTGCACCGATTGCCGTCGCTACTGGGGGAAATTTCGGGCGGGCGAAATTGATCAAGCGGAAATTGATGAAATCAATGGCAAATTAGCGCCAACCACTGGGACCTGCATGGTGATGGGAACCGCTAGCACGATTGCCTGCATGGTTGAGGCCGCCGGTTTGAGTTTGCCTGGTACAGCCGCTGCCCCAGCAGTCACTGCCGAACGCTTTCGTTTATCGGAGCTGACTGGACGCAGAGCCGTTGAGCTAGGTAAAACAGCCAGCGAAGGTCGCTTCTCACCGCGCACCATCTTAAGTCCCGAAGCAATGACCAATGCATTGGTTGTGTTGCATGCGATCGGCGGTTCAACAAATGCGCTGATTCATTTCACAGCCATTGCCGCGCGCTTGGGAATCAAACTTGATTTGGAGCACTTTGATCGCTTGGGTCGAGATATTCCGGTATTGGTTGATCTAAAGCCCAGCGGCTCCCATTACATGGAACACCTTTACGAAGATGGTGGCCTAATGGGAGTTTTACGGGAATTAAAACCCCATTTGTACTTGGATTGCCTCACGGTGTCTGGCAGAACGTTGGGCGAGGAGATTGATGCAGCAAAGGTTACGAAAGCACGTAAAGTGATTCGGATTGCCAGTGATCCAATTTACCCCGTGGGTGGTTTGGCTGTTTTGAAAGGTAATTTAGCGCCACGCGGGGCGGTAATTAAACATTCAGCAGCGAGTCCTAATCTGCTTAAACATCGGGGTCGAGCGGTCGTGTTTAAGTCTCTCGAGGATTTGGCCTTGCGCGTGGATAGTCCAGATCTTGACGTCACGGCAGACGACATCTTGGTTTTACAAAACGCTGGTCCCAAAGGAGCGCCAGGAATGCCTGAAGCGGGATACCTACCAATTCCCAAAAAACTTGCTCAAGCAGGCGTTAAGGATATGGTCCGGATTTCGGATGCACGCATGAGCGGCACCGCCTTTGGCACGATTGTGCTGCATGTCGCTCCAGAATCAGCCGAGAATGGACCGCTTGCTATTGTTCAAGACGGCGACATGATTTCGCTCGATGTTGAAAAACGGCTATTGCAATTAGAGCTCGATGATGCAGAAATTCAGCGCCGAATTGCTGCTCTTGAGGCACCAGCAAAGCGTTTAAATATTCCAAAAACTGGTTATCGGCATCTCTATCAAACAACGGTTACACAAGCGGATGTGGGATGTGACTTTGATTTTATGGTTCCTTCCGCACACGGCGTAGTACCTCTACTGAAGGGAAATTGA
- a CDS encoding cytochrome c gives MNSQLLRVSLKALIPALTLSIATPAMAQFAKPEDAIKYRQSAFALMGAHMGRLSAVVKGEVPYNKDDVARNAAIISTLSSLPWQAFGPGTEGGKAEPAIWKENAKFKSAADRMQAAVAELNTAAQSGNPENLKKALGATGQTCKACHDDFRKK, from the coding sequence ATGAATAGTCAATTACTTCGCGTTTCCCTAAAAGCCCTCATTCCAGCCCTAACCCTGAGTATTGCCACCCCAGCAATGGCCCAATTTGCTAAGCCAGAAGATGCTATCAAGTACCGCCAAAGCGCCTTTGCGTTAATGGGCGCTCATATGGGTAGGCTCTCAGCAGTCGTCAAAGGTGAGGTTCCTTACAACAAAGATGATGTGGCGCGTAACGCTGCCATCATTAGCACCCTCTCAAGCCTGCCTTGGCAAGCATTTGGCCCCGGTACCGAAGGTGGCAAAGCTGAACCGGCCATTTGGAAAGAAAATGCCAAGTTCAAGTCAGCCGCTGATCGGATGCAAGCTGCGGTTGCTGAGCTCAATACTGCAGCGCAATCTGGTAACCCTGAGAATTTGAAGAAAGCCTTAGGTGCAACAGGACAAACCTGCAAAGCCTGCCACGACGACTTCCGCAAGAAGTAA
- a CDS encoding 2-hydroxyacid dehydrogenase, translating to MIPVNSVLQVGFFPEIMQDEVLRRLTPVMMPDPKGSIPQRDVQAILTRPSYPIAPALLDQLPQVKMIACCGVGYDNLPLDYLKQKGIMASNTPGVLNDAVCELTIGMLFALLRQIPRAHEFVSKKHWVNGAFPFTTSLAGKTIGIVGMGRIGQELADRLKAFKVKIAYHGPRDKHLPYPYISSLVELAKWSDVLILCCPGGKETERMIHKEVLDALGPSSYLINVARGSVVNESDLLFALQNQIIAGAALDVFENEPNLDPQFLELSNVLLTPHIGSATQETRQAMTNLAIDNLDAFFNQRPLPTPIAM from the coding sequence ATGATTCCAGTCAATAGCGTATTACAAGTGGGATTTTTCCCTGAAATCATGCAAGATGAGGTCTTGCGGCGCCTAACGCCAGTGATGATGCCTGACCCCAAGGGATCAATCCCTCAAAGGGATGTTCAGGCCATATTAACAAGACCAAGCTATCCCATTGCCCCCGCTCTTTTAGATCAATTACCACAGGTCAAAATGATTGCCTGCTGTGGAGTTGGATACGACAATCTCCCGCTTGATTATTTAAAACAAAAGGGAATCATGGCATCGAACACTCCAGGGGTGCTCAACGATGCAGTATGTGAACTCACAATCGGTATGCTATTTGCCCTGCTACGCCAAATTCCTAGGGCGCATGAATTTGTTAGCAAAAAACATTGGGTCAATGGAGCATTTCCGTTTACAACCTCCTTGGCAGGCAAAACAATCGGTATTGTGGGCATGGGCAGAATTGGTCAAGAGCTGGCAGATCGCCTTAAGGCTTTTAAGGTAAAGATTGCTTACCATGGTCCACGCGACAAGCATCTACCCTACCCCTACATTTCTTCCTTAGTCGAGCTGGCAAAATGGAGTGATGTGTTGATCCTGTGCTGTCCTGGTGGCAAAGAAACTGAACGCATGATTCATAAAGAGGTACTCGATGCTTTAGGTCCCTCGTCCTATTTGATCAATGTTGCTCGCGGTAGTGTCGTCAATGAATCGGATCTGCTATTTGCCTTGCAAAACCAAATCATTGCTGGAGCTGCCTTGGACGTATTTGAGAACGAGCCAAATCTGGATCCCCAGTTCTTAGAGCTCTCTAATGTGTTGCTCACACCGCATATTGGCAGTGCCACCCAAGAAACACGCCAAGCGATGACCAACTTGGCGATCGATAATTTAGATGCTTTTTTTAATCAACGCCCCTTACCAACCCCTATTGCCATGTAA